A genomic segment from Campylobacter concisus encodes:
- a CDS encoding aminotransferase class V-fold PLP-dependent enzyme yields the protein MLNLDEIRKNIILKPGVHYFDYTASGLAYEPIEREMADALKTYANTHSDSSSSAIITQRRYEGARESLKKLLGLDERFYLIACGQGATAAIKKFQELLGIYLPPATRSAIGEANLRAAQLPLVLVSPYEHHSNELSFREGLCDYLRVPLSEGGEIDLLALERILKINAGRRIIGSFSAASNVTGIVSEYKKISELIRAAGGIVAFDCAALSSHANLDCDYLDAIFLSPHKLLGGPASCGLLAIKKELLNSDVPTFAAGGTVAYASREGHVFLKNPEQLEEGGTPPIIGLMRANLAYALRNEVGFEQIKNDEDELARLFESELAGIDEVINYAPKGAPRLPIISFNVRGVSAYDFAASLSNDFGIQTRAGVMCAGPYAHDLLGIKEGRMPESKPGFVRVSLHYTHTKQDVLYLASAIKSCIKKHRELWGEEKAMYEMFGGKIF from the coding sequence ATGCTAAATTTAGACGAAATTCGAAAAAATATCATCCTAAAACCGGGCGTGCATTATTTTGATTATACCGCTTCGGGGCTTGCTTACGAGCCCATAGAGCGCGAGATGGCAGACGCCCTCAAAACCTACGCCAACACCCACTCCGACAGCAGCTCCAGCGCCATCATCACGCAGCGACGCTACGAGGGCGCGAGAGAGAGCTTAAAAAAGCTACTGGGGCTTGACGAGCGGTTTTATCTCATCGCTTGCGGGCAGGGTGCGACGGCAGCGATCAAGAAATTTCAGGAGCTGCTAGGCATCTACCTGCCGCCTGCGACCAGAAGCGCGATCGGCGAGGCGAATTTACGCGCCGCGCAGCTTCCGCTCGTGCTCGTTTCGCCATACGAACACCACTCAAACGAGCTTAGCTTTCGCGAGGGTCTTTGCGACTACCTGCGCGTGCCTCTTAGCGAGGGCGGCGAGATCGATCTGCTGGCACTCGAGCGCATCTTGAAGATTAACGCTGGACGCCGCATCATCGGCTCGTTTAGCGCCGCCTCAAACGTCACGGGCATCGTTAGCGAATACAAAAAAATCAGCGAGCTAATCAGAGCTGCGGGCGGTATCGTCGCCTTTGACTGCGCGGCGCTGAGCTCGCACGCAAATTTAGACTGCGATTACTTAGACGCGATTTTCCTCTCGCCGCATAAGTTGCTAGGAGGACCTGCTAGCTGCGGGCTTTTGGCGATCAAAAAAGAGCTGCTTAACAGCGATGTGCCGACCTTTGCCGCAGGCGGGACGGTCGCCTACGCTAGCCGCGAAGGGCACGTGTTTTTGAAAAATCCAGAGCAGCTAGAGGAAGGCGGTACGCCGCCTATTATCGGGCTTATGCGGGCAAATTTGGCATACGCACTGCGAAACGAGGTGGGCTTCGAGCAAATAAAAAACGACGAGGACGAGCTAGCGCGGCTTTTTGAGAGCGAGCTAGCAGGCATTGACGAGGTCATAAACTACGCTCCAAAGGGCGCGCCGCGGCTGCCGATAATTTCCTTTAACGTGCGCGGCGTTTCGGCGTATGATTTCGCCGCGAGCCTTAGTAATGACTTCGGTATCCAGACGCGCGCGGGCGTGATGTGCGCGGGGCCGTACGCTCACGATCTGCTGGGTATCAAGGAGGGGCGCATGCCAGAAAGCAAGCCCGGCTTCGTGCGCGTGAGCCTGCACTACACGCACACCAAGCAAGACGTGCTATATCTCGCAAGTGCGATAAAATCCTGCATCAAAAAACACCGCGAGCTTTGGGGCGAGGAAAAGGCGATGTATGAGATGTTCGGCGGGAAAATTTTCTAA